One genomic window of Numida meleagris isolate 19003 breed g44 Domestic line chromosome 1, NumMel1.0, whole genome shotgun sequence includes the following:
- the POGLUT1 gene encoding protein O-glucosyltransferase 1, with amino-acid sequence MGRAALALWALVAAAAAWPTEAAAGGPADAKWKTITDQINRALEVYKPCVKENCSCHQSVWKQDLAPFRGGISKETISDVVSRKLGTHYQIIKSKLYREHDCMFPARCSGVEHFLRGIINRLPDMEMVINVRDYPQVPKWMKPVIPVFSFSKTAEYNDIMYPAWTFWEGGPAVWPIYPTGLGRWDLMREDLRRSAEKWPWLKKISKGYFRGSRTSSERDPLILLSRENPELVDAEYTKNQAWKSEKDTLGKPPAKEIPLVDHCRYKYLFNFRGVAASFRLKHLFLCGSLVFHVGEEWLEFFYQQLKPWVHYIPVKSDLSDVRELLQFAKENDNIAQEIAERGRQFITEHLQMDDVSCYWERLLSEYSQTLTYKVKRRKNYSEITSERLKTEL; translated from the exons ATGGGGCGGGCGGCGCTGGCGCTGTGGGCGCTGGTGGCCGCCGCTGCCGCGTGGCCTACGGaagcggcggcgggcgggccAGCAG AtgccaaatggaaaacaataaCTGATCAAATTAACAGAGCTCTAGAAGTCTATAAGCCATGTGTAAAGGAGAATTGTAGCTGCCACCAAAG tgtctGGAAGCAGGATCTGGCTCCTTTTCGAGGTGGCATTTCCAAGGAGACAATATCAGATGTGGTGAGCCGGAAGCTCGGAACACACTACCAGATCATTAAGAGCAAGTTGTACCGTGAACATGACTGCATGTTCCCTGCAAG ATGCAGTGGAGTTGAGCATTTCCTTCGTGGGATCATCAACCGCCTCCCCGACATGGAAATGGTGATTAATGTGAGAGACTATCCCCAGGTCCCTAAGTGGATGAAACCTGTTATCCCAGTCTTCTCCTTCAGTAAG ACAGCTGAATACAATGATATAATGTATCCTGCCTGGACATTTTGGGAAGGAGGACCGGCTGTTTGGCCAATCTACCCAACAGGTTTAGGGCGCTGGGACCTCATGAGAGAGGACCTCAGGAG atctgcagaaaaatggccgtggctgaaaaaaatctctaaagGATATTTCCGAGGATCCAG aacGAGCTCTGAAAGAGATCCCCTCATTCTTCTGTCCCGAGAAAACCCAGAACTTGTTGATGCGGAGTACACCAAAAACCAGGCTTGGAAATCTGAGAAG GACACCTTGGGGAAGCCTCCTGCAAAGGAAATTCCACTGGTTGATCACTGCAGATACAA GTATCTGTTTAATTTCCGGGGAGTGGCTGCCAGTTTCCGGTTGAAACACCTCTTCCTATGTGGTTCACTCGTCTTTCATGTTGGAGAAGAGTGGTTGGAGTTCTTCTATCAGCAGCTGAAGCCTTGGGTCCACTACATCCCAGTCAAATCAGACCTCTCCGATGTCAG GGAACTGTTGCagtttgcaaaggaaaatgacaaCATAGCACAAGAAATTGCAGAGAG GGGACGCCAATTCATCACTGAACACTTGCAGATGGACGATGTCTCTTGCTACTGGGAGCGTCTGTTGTCAGAATATTCCCAAACCTTGACTTACAAAGtgaaaaggaggaagaactACAGTGAGATCACTTCTGAACGGTTGAAAACAGAACTGTAG